Below is a genomic region from Pseudomonas sp. JQ170C.
GGTCTGGCCCTGGTCAGTGGAATACAAGGTGACTGCCGGAAGGTTGTCGAGCAGGACCGTGCTGCCGGACCAGCCGGCGGTATAGAATCCGATGGGCTCGCCCTTGGGCGTGTTGCCCAGGCCGAAGGTGCGGGCTTCGCCGGCGGAGTTGCTGTCGCGGCGGTTGCCGGTAGCCACCAGGGCCAGCGGCGTCGGCACACCACAACTGACGAGCAGGGTCAGGTTGCGTGGGGGGAGGATCGAGTGTGTGGGATCGTCAGGATCGTTCGGCAGGTCAGGGATGCTGAGGTCGCCATAATCCACCCGGCCACCCAGGGCGAGTGATGGCGTACAGGCGGACGGCGTCAGGGTGCCTACCAGACTGACGTCAGTGGTGCTGGCATGGGCGCCGAGGCTGACGAAAGTAAGTATTGCTGTCAGGGTGCATGGCGTTGTGTTGCTCATGACTCGGTCCTTTGACTAAGGGAAGGAGCCTTCGCGCTGGTACAGACGCTGTTGAGCATCGATGTCGGAAGGCACTTCGGGCAGTTACCGGAACTCGGTATTTCCCGTTACCAGAAACAAGTTTCTGGTCCTGTGTCATCCATGACGGTACTACTGGTGTATCGGTTGTTGGTGAACGCAGTGAATGTGTTTTGCTTAACTTACAATGGCCTGAAAACTGCTAAAGCAGGTTCGTCTGCGCCGTGAGGGTGCCGATTATGCCCAATAAAATGTTCTTGTAAATAGGTGATGATTGAAAAATTGTGCTTATGGCGCGCTGAAATCAGCCGACTACGGAGAGCGTCTGCGCCAGGAGCGCACTCGACTTGGGTTGCGGCAAGATGATTTTGCCCGTCTGGGTGGCGTCAATCGCAACACTCAGGGCAGCTATGAAAAAGGCGAGCGCAATCCCGATGTCGCCTACCTGGCTGCGGTGGCGCAGGCAGGGGTCGATGTGTGTTACGTCATTACCGGCGTACGCAAGGTCGATACGCTCGGGGATCTGACGGAGCCGGAGCAGTGTCTGCTTACGGACTATCGTTCGCTGGCCAATGCTGACCAGGAGATTGTGCATCGCGTGATCAGTGCAATGGCCAACACGGTGAGTGACGTCAAATAGATGGTGTACATTTTTCCTACGAAATAATCAGACCGATAAAGGTTAATTTCAATACGATTCCCCGTAACGTCTTTCTCTTCAATAATCCGAGGGAAGGATGGACATGTCGAAGTACAAAACCTGCTTGTCCTATAAGGCGATTAACACCCGCTCTGGCAGTCAGTTGAATGAATCGGAGAGCGATCTGGTCATGCTGTTCCGTCAGTTGTCGTCGGCCGATCAGGTTCGGGTTCGACGCGTGATCGAGGTGTTGGCCAGGAGTGCATCCGCCATGATCGACGCGGCCTCCTGAGTCGGGAGGCCGGCGTCGTTGTTTGCTGTTTTTCAAGGGTAGGTGAAGGTGCAACTTTCAAACGCAGTGCAATTGCCCGATGACGAGATCGAATTGACGGCCATCCGTGCCCAGGGGGCGGGCGGGCAGAACGTCAACAAGGTTTCCAGCGCCGTGCACCTGCGCTTCGACAGCCAGGCATCGTCATTGCCGCCGTTCTACAAGGAGCGCTTGTTGGCGCTGCGCGACAGCCGAATCACCCGCGATGGGGTGATCATCATCAAGGCCCAGCAGTACCGCACCCAGGAGCAGAATCGCAATGACGCGCTGGAGCGTTTGCGCGAGTTGATTCTTTCGGCGGTCAAGGTTGAGAAGGCGCGGCGCCCGACGCGACCGACCCTGGGGTCGAAAACCCGGCGGCTGGACACAAAGAGCAAGCGTGGAGCGATCAAGGCCGGACGCGGCAAGATCGACTATTGAGGCGGGGGAGTTTGGTGCAGCGAGGGGATTCTTGACGGTGTGAAAACGTGTTGACGGGGTAGTCCCTGCATCAGCCGTTTTCA
It encodes:
- the arfB gene encoding alternative ribosome rescue aminoacyl-tRNA hydrolase ArfB, with product MQLSNAVQLPDDEIELTAIRAQGAGGQNVNKVSSAVHLRFDSQASSLPPFYKERLLALRDSRITRDGVIIIKAQQYRTQEQNRNDALERLRELILSAVKVEKARRPTRPTLGSKTRRLDTKSKRGAIKAGRGKIDY
- a CDS encoding DUF1120 domain-containing protein — its product is MSNTTPCTLTAILTFVSLGAHASTTDVSLVGTLTPSACTPSLALGGRVDYGDLSIPDLPNDPDDPTHSILPPRNLTLLVSCGVPTPLALVATGNRRDSNSAGEARTFGLGNTPKGEPIGFYTAGWSGSTVLLDNLPAVTLYSTDQGQTWTPLTSALFKHLGDRPDTRFGFAATGNTSPTPARQLSLELEVSGWVRNDTQHFDQSLMDGSLTVEVQYL
- a CDS encoding helix-turn-helix domain-containing protein yields the protein MKNCAYGALKSADYGERLRQERTRLGLRQDDFARLGGVNRNTQGSYEKGERNPDVAYLAAVAQAGVDVCYVITGVRKVDTLGDLTEPEQCLLTDYRSLANADQEIVHRVISAMANTVSDVK